The genomic region AGATAACCATGCGACCGTGCTTCCTATTGCGTCATCGAGAAACTGCATTTCATCATTTGGTCGAATTAGATCCACCTTCTCTACCAAAACCTTATCAATCCAAACTTTCCAACAAGATCTACCAAGAACAACATGATGCACTTTTGTGTTTGGATCTGTAGATGCAATTCGACCTTCTGCAACAACTAATTCATCAACAGACCAATCAAGCAACTTACATTTACTGTTAGGACATATATCTCCACAACTCACTTTCTTCAAATTTGACTGCAAATAAAAACAATACAAATTTGTTAATTTTACAATTCCTATTTTGtaaaaatcttgtattttagAAACACATAATTTTAAGATAGTTACCTGAGCTGTAGCAAGATGTTTTTTAACATTACAAATTTTCTTTGCACCAATATTGATATCACTATTGCTACCAACTTCATTCCCAATACTGCTACCAATGCCACCACTAGCAACCTAAGTATACAAACAAATTGTGCCAAGCATGTCTTCATGATAATCCAAAAGCATTTAAGTGTACAATATATCAAACTGATTTGGtatgttatttaattactaaCCTGTTCTTGTTGATTTTGTTGTCTCATACTTTGTAAAAACATGGACTTCATTTCTTGTATTTCTTGTTGAAGGTTATGCACCATATTTTGAAGTTGTTTAACAGTGCCATTTTGTTGTACATAAGCTCCAACTTTTGATGGTGTAACTCCAAAGCCCATCCCACGCACTCTACCCCGAGTTTCCTTGCCAAACACAAGGCTAATTGCATCATCAGCAATGTTAGTTGTGTTTTGAGATTCAGGCGGACATTCTTGTATTTGTTTCTGCAAACAAAGATAATTTCTGAGAAAATAACAAATTTATGTTGGTCATTTTTTCTTAGGATCTGATGCAAATAAAAAAGACATATATAATTCTATTACCATTTTCTCTCCAACAGCTTCAGTAATAGGTTCCCCATTTTTTTTCTTGTGCCCTTCAATCCAAACTTGTGATCTTGTAATTTTTGCATCTCCCTGAGTTGTCTTCTCCTTAAATATAGAAATATATAAATTCaaaagatgtatatatataccattACTTATTACTTAAAttagaaaatataaaaaatttatatttaccATAATGTGAGTCAAACGAGCATAACCTCTCCGGCTCATTGTGTGAATGTGGTCTTTTTTTCCCTCATTGTTCTAAATTTTGCACTCTTTTCCTGAGATATAACATAACCAAGATATTAATTACAAGTATTATCAAGTGAATTGCAACAAAAAGAAGCAATGTAACCCCGAGCAAGAGTAACAATCATGATAAATTGCTAACCTGTAATGGTGGAATCATTACAAATGTAGTTATTAAATATAGATATTGGGCTAGGGAAAAAAGAAGAACAAATAAATACAGCGAGTGTCACTGGTGGAGTGAACAAATAAATACAACAATTGTTTGATTTTTTATCGAATAAACAGTTTCTGgaacaaataaattatatatttgacatcgatcttacttatcaactataaaaaattataacatgTCGATATATGATTGTCAAAAACATGACAATGACGTTTTTATATTGTACTATGCTGCTAACTTTTTGAGCAATTCACATAAACCCCGTAATTATGTAAGCTTAGACTGAAAGCCGCGGGACGGTCATGGCCAAAGCAATGCAAGGGGCACACAAAAAGTTGCAGAAGCACATGAAAAATTGTTGTGACTCTTTACAATCACCCCTACAGTAAAGCCAAGAAACCCATGATCGATTACTCAATCTTTCCATTAGAAAGGAGAGGCTGTGATTTTACGCAAAGAAAGAGACAGAACCTGAATTCTAGatttaaaaaaggaaaaaagtgAATTCGTACTTACTTGAAAGGTAGGTGATAGTGTCCTCTTTACAAATAAGTCCCATTGATTTTGGTCCATAAATTCGGGCTTCAAAAGACTGAGATTTCGTGAAGCCACTCGACTTGTATTAGCTTCTCGTACAAGTATTTGAAGTTTGGATTTTCTATCACGCCACAATTTTGCTAACttttggaaaattgattttttttcccaATCCTCAACTTTATAATTCATCTGTACATAGAAACACGAAAATATTTCtacaacatataataaaaaatgaaacGAAAAATGAAGTGACTGAAGATATTACCTGAAGACAACTCCACATTCTATCCTTCACTTCTTCATCTATGTCATTCCATCCATCCAATGTATATGGCACAAATTCCTTTATCATGCAACCTAAAAAAGAAGCGTATGTAATTGAATTATCTCCAATCGGCTGTCCTAACTCATTACGAGAAAAACAGAGGAAGGCGCGGAGATGCGTAAGTAATTTGGGAAATTGGCGCAAATTTATTTCACTATTATTAATAGCACGCATCGCACGCTGCAATAGAGTGTGTTCTAATAATATTAACAGCGTGTCTACACGGGCACGCTGCAAATAATATTGTTTGAGTGATTTCTAATATTATTAACAGCACGCATGTACGTGCACGCCgcgaataaaaatataaacagcACGCTTTAAATGTGCGCCGTTAATGTTGTAGTGTATTATTTACAGCATACCTTTATTGTGCGCTGTTAATAATAAGCTGCAAAAATTGTATAGGTTATTAACAGCTCATATATAACTACACGCTgtcgtttatataatttattaacagcacacataaatGCATGCTACGAatattactatccgcagcgtgcttttaatgcacgccgttattTCTTTCAAGTGCAACAatattaacagcgcacatatGAGTGCACGCTGTTAAAAATACtattcgcagcgtgcttttaatgcacgctgttgatgacgtgctgcggaaaatcattttttcttgtagtgtcacTAATATCAGTTTCAGGCacattttcagcaatttcttcatGCACATCAGCATCAACTTGACTATCAGAAGCAGTTTCAGAAAGATTTTCAGATAAATCATTCACAACAGGAACATCTTGCACATTTTCAGCATCATGACTTGGACCAAGTAAATACTCCACCTTGTTTGGAGCAGTGGCAGGTTCAGGAATAGGTAAATGAGCAGATAAACAGGGGAATTCAAACTCATTGAAAACAACATCCCTACTGATTAACACTTTAAAACCAGATTGATCCCTTAGCCACAATCTATAACCTTTAACCCCATCAGGATAGCCAAGAAAAACACATTTCACAGACCTTGGTTCAAGTTTGTCAATTTTTTGATGCACAAAAGCAGAACAACGAAAAACTTTCAAGtttgataaattaatttgagTACCAGACCACACAGATTCTGGACATTTACCATTCAAAGGCACAGAAGGAGACCTATTTATCAAATAAGCAGCAGTACAAACAGCTTCACCCCAGAACTTTTTTGAAAGACCAGAACTTGCAAGCATACACCTCACCCTTTCAAGTAATGTTCTATTCATACGCTCAGcgacaccattttgctgaggtgtaTAAGGGACTGTTCTATGCCTTTGAATACCAGATTCAGCACACAAATTATCAAGCAATTGATTACAAAATTCAAGACCATTATCAGTTCttagaattttaattttcttacC from Primulina eburnea isolate SZY01 unplaced genomic scaffold, ASM2296580v1 ctg929, whole genome shotgun sequence harbors:
- the LOC140822570 gene encoding uncharacterized protein isoform X1, translating into MSRRGYARLTHIMEKTTQGDAKITRSQVWIEGHKKKNGEPITEAVGEKMKQIQECPPESQNTTNIADDAISLVFGKETRGRVRGMGFGVTPSKVGAYVQQNGTVKQLQNMVHNLQQEIQEMKSMFLQSMRQQNQQEQVASGGIGSSIGNEVGSNSDINIGAKKICNVKKHLATAQSNLKKVSCGDICPNSKCKLLDWSVDELVVAEGRIASTDPNTKVHHVVLGRSCWKVWIDKVLVEKVDLIRPNDEMQFLDDAIGSTVAWLSKFVVLCD
- the LOC140822570 gene encoding uncharacterized protein isoform X2, which gives rise to MSRRGYARLTHIMEKTTQGDAKITRSQVWIEGHKKKNGEPITEAVGEKMKQIQECPPESQNTTNIADDAISLVFGKETRGRVRGMGFGVTPSKVGAYVQQNGTVKQLQNMVHNLQQEIQEMKSMFLQSMRQQNQQEQSNLKKVSCGDICPNSKCKLLDWSVDELVVAEGRIASTDPNTKVHHVVLGRSCWKVWIDKVLVEKVDLIRPNDEMQFLDDAIGSTVAWLSKFVVLCD
- the LOC140822570 gene encoding uncharacterized protein isoform X3 — translated: MQKLQDHKFGLKGTRKKMGNLLLKLLERKCLVFGKETRGRVRGMGFGVTPSKVGAYVQQNGTVKQLQNMVHNLQQEIQEMKSMFLQSMRQQNQQEQVASGGIGSSIGNEVGSNSDINIGAKKICNVKKHLATAQSNLKKVSCGDICPNSKCKLLDWSVDELVVAEGRIASTDPNTKVHHVVLGRSCWKVWIDKVLVEKVDLIRPNDEMQFLDDAIGSTVAWLSKFVVLCD